A stretch of DNA from Mesorhizobium onobrychidis:
GACGTCGGAAAACTCAACAAATACTGGCATTCCGTAATGGAAGGCGCAGACAAATTGGGCTTTGAACACCTCTACAAAGCCCTCGATCCGGCCACGGAGGTGCGTGATCCGCTCGAATACGCAATGCGGCCGCTAGATGGAATGGCTGATAAGATAGTACCGGACATCCATGGCACGTCGCGGGCCAAGGCCGTTCAGGAACTCGTGCTTGAGCGCGGAGCGCATATTCTGGCCGGGTTTGGAAACAGAACCATCGTAACGCGATCTCCCGCCAAAGGCATAAAATCTCTAAGCGCCCAGATAAAGCAATGGCGCAAAGACCGGATTGGGCCATGGCCTCAGGACAAGAAAAAAGAACTGACGGCCGCAACATTGGCTGCCTTGGCGGAGGACGACGCCAGCTGGGATGCCCTTTGTGCCAGTCGCCGTCGCGCTGACAAGTTCGCAGCTGCGCGCTTGGTATATCAGGACCTGCAGGCAACCTCGAAGCAAGCGATTTGCGCACTCGTCAAGGCACACCAGTATTTGCTTTCGCGCACGCCGCTTGCTGCTGCAATGCATTTCAGCGCTGACAATCTCGGAACAACGACTGTTGTGAACGACCCGCTCCCCGAAGCAATCGCCGCTTACCGACTTGCATCACAAACCCCGACTTTCGATGGCGCAAAATCCGACGTTGCCCCGGTAACCGATGATCCTGGTCTCGAGTTCGCGCGTCGTCGTCTGCATATGCTGCAGAGCAATCCATCGCTCGGCCGGCTTTTCCGGTTCGTCGTGGACTTCGAATGTCCCGTAACCGAGCTTGCAAAGGCCGCTAACGGCGCGGCGCAATACGATGAGACTGTGCTCGATCGCGATCCGGACGGTCCGGAGAAACTGCCTGATGCGGTGGCACAGAAAGCGCGTTTCCTGCTGATCAGGTTCTGCAAGGACAAGGGCCCGCGGCTTTGGAGTGCGGCCAAGCTTCGCATGCCGCTGACAGGAGCGAAGCAGCAAGCGGCTGGCCATTTCCTACCATGTACGCGCGAGGAGATCGACGCGCGCGCCATGGACCGAGACTGCAAGCAGGAGTGCGCGGATCCTAAGAGCCAGGCCTGCAAGGATTGCCTGGAGTGCAGCAAGAGCCTGCGCGAGCTTGCGGTTGCTGAGCAGGTCGACGGGATCGTGGACCTGGGGCAGCGCTGGGGGGCGGAACACCGTTACGAAGTCATCACGCTTGATCCCGTCGTCGCGACGGCGGCGGAAGATCAAAAGGTCAAACGGGCTGAGGAGAACCGGCACACTCTCGACAACACGAAGGGGCTATCCAAGCAGCTGCATAAAGCATTGGAGGAAGACCAGAAAGGGACGCATCGCGGCGGCGGGCTCGCGCTTGTGGATCGCTGGCGCCAACTACACGGGATGGGACGCCATCTTGACTCGCGGGGACAGAAGCAACAGTACGACCAGAAGGCCGACGTCGTTCTGGATGCATCCGATCTCGTGGCGGGATACAAGCTCGATGTGGGCGTTCTCGACCGCGGTGATGATGTGAATCGCCGGCGCTGGCACACGCTGATGCACCGCACCGTTGCCTATACGCCGACAAAAAACGTACCGGCGGACTTGGGTGCGGAACTCAACGCATACATCACCAAGCTCTATCCCGATGCAGCAACTCGGCGGGATGCCGAAGACGGGCAACTGCAAGCGCCGGCAGCGTTACGGGATTGGATTACATCCTTCATGCGAACCAGTGTTGCGGATTCGCCTCGCGACTGGATCACGGTGTTCATGGAGGAGGTGATCGGCGCCTGGCGGGGCGATCCGCTCGGTCTTGCATGCGGGGTCGAGAGTTACAAACTTAGCCCGGACGATGTGCGCATCGATGTCAGCTACAATCTTCCGACGGGGCCGGCCTTGACGCCACCGCCATTACGCTTTGGCTGGCCTTATCATTTCGGTTTGCGCGCCTTCTTTGCCGGTGGCGTTTCGATGCCGCTCGACCGAGCGCTTGGCCATTACGAAAAGGACTACGGCGGCGATCTGGTGCGGCCTTCGGTGCCAGAAGGTGGGGCCGAGTTCAAAAGGCACGAGCGTATCGACGCGCCGGCCATTGCGATTCCAGATTGGATGTTCGGAGCGCTTAAAACGCAGAAGAACCACACCGACGTTGCATTGCGGGGACGCTTCCCGGTTCCGCAAGCCGGTCGCATGGTCGTGCGCAGTTTCGACGATCCGACGAAGACAAATCTGAAGATCGCGGGCGTTCCGGAGACGTCCGACGAGCAAGGCCGGACGCCAGGTGTCGGCTTTGATCGTCGCGTGCTGATGGCGCCGCCGGTTTCGCTCCAGTTTGCGGCGTTGCATGACGCGTTCCGCGCCAAGAGTGGAAACGACATCGAGCGCGACGTGAAGATGTGCGAGCCACGCGTACTGCTCGATCCGCCTGATCGAATAAATAACCCGTTTGAGACTACTGCGGTCGACGGCGAAGAAGAAAAGGTAGAATACACGCCGGTTCTTTCGCCCAAGGACTCGGTTTCTCAGGTTTGGGGCAACATACGTGTTGCGTGGCGTCCATTCACCGTCGCGTCGCGGCCGCGGGGTGGGCTCCGCGGAGTGGATCATCGTGCTGCCTGGGGCGGCTTTCCAGTCTATCGCGCCAAGGCTTCAGCGGGGTTGGTCAAACCGGTGTTCGGCGCCCCCGTCGTGAGGCCTGCGGCAATGACCGACGAGGGCGAAATTCTTCATCGCGTCAAGGGTGACGGAGAGTTGATTTTCGACAATGACCCCAAGAGGACACGGCTTCTCTGGAGTGCCGTCGGCGTTTTCGGAAAAGAGGAGGGTCAAAGCGATCGAGCGGGAGCGGCCGTTTTCCGTCCTTTGACAACGGAGGGTAAGAAAGCGATCGAGCGCCTGCCCTACTATCCTGACCCGGCCGCGACGACCCTGGTGATCGAAGTCACGATCCGTGGCCAAGAGAAACCGCATCAAGAGGAACCGCATCGCACGGAGGTGGCGTTTTACACCGACACGGAACTGAAGCGAGCTGCGCCGGCGGACTATCCTGATGCGATACCCGTCGTACTGGACGTCATTCGTGGAAACGGCATCGGAAAGGTGATCAGCGATGCGCGCAAAGTAAAGTATAGCCAAGTCCCGCACACGCCTCCTCCCGGTCAGTCCATACCTGTTGCGTATGTGCAGGTGACGCTCCCCCCTGGCGCAGAAGCAAACATTCGGTGCTGGTGCGTGCCAAGCGTGACGTTTCTCCGCTACGTGTGGGGTCAGATGGACTCCGTTGCAACATTGGCGGTTGCGCGAGGAATCAAGAAGGCTGGCGAAGAAATGGACATCGGCACGCTTTCGGTCGCCACGGTCGATGGAGCTTTCGTCAAGGGGCTGGCGCAACTGGCGTCAGTCAATTTCCCACAGGTCAAGAATGCGAAGTCGACAAAAATCAGGCTAGGCTTTGCAGGTCTCCCGATGCCATCGGATGAACAAATGCTTGCCTTTGCCGAAGATCTCCGCAAGCGCATGCTCGAGATGCCGCTGTCTGAGATCGCGTCGGTTGCTGAGATTGAGGCCGTACACGCGGTTGACCTGCCGAAGCATGGGCCGAGGGTCGTTGCCAGCAAGAAATGGCAACTGCTGCGTGCCACCGCGGAGTCAATTGATAGTCTTCTCGGACCGGAAGAGCAGTGCAAGGCCACCCTCGGCGACCGTTGTGTGTCCGATAACTGGTCGATGGAGAACCAGATGCCGGATGCGGTGGGCGTCTTGATCGACGGATCTTTGACGGTGCACGGGCCCTCCACCGAGGCAGTAGAGATTTGCGCGCGCGGAACTGCGGCGGCGCGCGGGCGCTTCGATGACGTCGAGCGCGGGCGTTCGCGTGACGATCGTGCCCGAGGTCTGTGGCCCAAGCCGGACGCTCAGGAGCCGATCAAGGCAAGTCGGCTTTTCGGATTCGATCCAGCGGATGATGGGTCAGTCAGTTTCGAACCAGAGACCGTGACCTTGTTGCGCGTCGAAGGGTTTCTGCCAGGCACGATAAACGACACAAGCGGCGAGGTTCGCATCGATCTGCTCGACTTCCAACGTAATGCGAAGGCAATCGAGCAACGAAAGGGTGAACAGCTTCAGGCTAACGATCCGCCGTTACGCGCCTCTCGCCCTGCGGCATTCCCTGATACGCGCGCGCGCTGGATCGAGATTTTCGCCGTCGCGATCTCGCGCCACGCGGCCGCGCTGCGCACGCGGTACGGGGAGCTTCCGGAAGTACTCAGTGAACCCAAAACAGTCCAACCCAGCGCGACAAAGGACGAAAAGGAGAAGGCTGAACTAGCAATCAGCAAAGTGATCATGGACCGGCGATGGCTGCCAGCAACGGTGCGTCCGGCTCGGGTGGTTTCGCTCAGCCCTATCCCGGCATTCGCCTGGAGCGACAATGTGCCGACGCCCACCAGCGCCAAGATCCCGTCCGTCTTCGTCAGCCGGACGGTGCGGGTTCGCATCCGCGTGCAACGGCCGTGGTTTTCATCCGGCGAAGGCGAGCGGCTCGGCGTCGTTATCTGGCCACCGAATCTGTTCGACAAAGACGTGGGCAAAGTGTCCCAGGACGTGGTGAGGCCGGAGCCGGCAGACCGCAAGGAGATCAATCTGCGTGCGTTGCCCCCCGACGGTAGCCTCATTCAGGAACTGCAAGATGCTGATCTGGGAACAGGCGGCGCCTGGGTTACGCGGTGGGGGGCCGATCCCATTCGAACCAAGGGCGGGGTGCAAGGCTGGCTGCTCTCGAAGGACAATTTCCCCGGGGTGACCGAACAGGCGGAGTTTACCAAGGCGCCCCAGGAGCATCCAAAGGATGCGGTGTTGGTGAAAAATGTGTTGATGCCGGTGCCCGTCGATGCCGATGCCGCGGAACTGCGGGCAGCGCAGCCGCCTGGCGGCTTCATGGCGGTATCGATCATCACCTATGCGCCGCGCTTCGATCCCGCCCAGGAGATCTGGTACGCGGACATCGACCTGAACCCGTGCGGCGCGGTGTATCCATTCGTGCGGTTGGGACTGGTGCGATACCAGCCGAACGCGCCGCGCGCACTGCAGATGTCAGAACCGGTTGTCGAGTGGGCGCAGGTCATGCCTGAGCGAAAGCTGAGCGCCAGCGCCAGATATGTCGACAAAGATCGCAAGCAGATTGAGGTCACCGCCACACTTGAGGGAACTGCGTCGGGACCCGACGTAAACAATGGCCACCCGGAAACCTCTCCCGCGCAGGCGCCACGGGTATACTTTTCTCTCCTGCAGCGCCGCATCGATGCGGACGACGCCGTCCCGGACTCCGAGCTTGTTTTTGCAGGACCACAAATCGTTTCGCCGGGTTGCGGCTGTGCAAGCGGGACGGCCGTCTTCCAGATGAGCGATGAGGAGTATCGTAGCTATGAGTGGTCGATCTTTGCAGAGGAAGTGGATCGACTACGGCCGGCGAGCTATTTCGACGAGCCGCGCTACGGAACGATCGCGGATACGAATTTCGTCGATACTGGTCCACGCTTCACCGCGCGGCTGTCACTAAAAAACTTGAAGGTTCAATGATCCATTCCGGCCAATTTTCGTACAGGCACCATGGTGGGCGAAGCTAGTTGCTTAATCGATCCCGAAAAAGGAAACAGAAGGGGTAGAATAGAATGGAAATTCGTGACTCAGCTGTTACCCGCACGGCCGGCTTTGAAGCATTTGTCGAGCATTTCTATCTTGATACCGTCGGAAAGGTAACGATCGGTTATGGGCGTATGATCCCGACCGCCGATGCAGCCGCGGCCCTTCCTCTCAAAGACAGTGGGAGCGACGCCGAGGAAGACGCCAAACGAGACGAGTGGACGCTCATCAAGTCGAAACCCGCAGGGAAGCCAGCATCCTACTACAAGCAGTTCACGAAACTAACGCTGCTGGAATCGGACGCAAAGGCCATGCTTCGCGAAAATCTCGAGGGATCTGCTTCCGACCTCAAGACTCGCTTCCCCGACCTCGATGACTATCCAAACGATGCTCAGGACGCGCTCCTCGACATGATGTTCAATCTTGGTTTGCCAAAATTCGCAAAGGCGAAATGGCCGAAACTGTTTGCCGCTGTTGAGCAAAAGGACTGGATGACGGCGGCCACCGAAAGCAATCGACCCGATGTGCAAGATTTGCGCAATGAGGCTATCCACGACTTGTTCGTAAGTGCAGCAGGAGCTTCAATGAAGCTGCATCTTGCGGCACAAATTGTGAGCGAGTCATTCAAGGATCAGATAAGTCAATTGTCGAATTTTATCTCCACGGGGCAAGGAGTCGAAAAATTCTTCCCCAACGGAATAACGAAGATCAAGTTGGACGTGAAAGCGGGCGGTGTTGAAATCGATTTCGAGATAAGCGGACCGGAGCAAGGAAACCTCCTGTCCTCACAAGGCGCGGGAAGTCGTAGGTGACTATGAGCTTGTAAACAGGAGTAATCTAGTTTCTGGATGCTCTGGCTTTACGCTCGCGTTCCTAGACTAGAGATGAGCGGTTGCCTGCTGGCCAGGTTCCGACACACAAAGACGGCTTGCAACTTTCACCCGCACTAGCCTGACGACTGGATCTCACGGCTCGCCCAGCACATCGGCAGCCCAGGCCCGCTCAAACTTGGCTTCAGCCTCGTGCTGGACGTTTCGAACGCTGGCGATATCAGCGGCTTGGTATTCGCAGATCATGCGCAGCCGGTCGGATGACCAGTAACTACGGATCCAGCGGACATCGTAGAGGTCGAGGCATGGCGCCATCCGCGCCTCTACCGCGTCGAGCTGCTGCTGAGTGAACGGGGCTTCAAAAGACCGCTCGACGATTATGCGAGGCATGGTGCTCTCCTGTTCGATGGCTCGTTCAAGTCTGAAGGCCCGGCGTGGGTGCCGCCGTTGGAACGCTGCGCGCCGGTCCGGCAGGATGGCGCAAAACTGCTCGCGCCCTGGCGCTGAAATCCTCAAGCTCGATCGGTGCCCGGCAATCGTCGTCGATTTCCGGTGCCGAAGAACTGTTCGCGGCCGCGCTGAGCAGGGCCTTGGCAATGGCGATCTCGCAGTGCCGGCGGATTTTGGAGGCGGCTGTCAGTGCCTCGCTGGCGTGGAGTCGGACTTGCTCCATTCGGCCGGCGCGACAGTAGAAACTCGCGGCGCTGTTGAGGGCGTAAGCCAGGTAAGACTTATCGTCGGCGGCACGAAGCCGCGCCAAGGCGCTCTCCAGCGCCTCGTCGGCGGCATCATCCGCCGTCATGATGGCAGTAAGCGCCTGCAGGGCATCGACGAAAGGCGTCTCCTCCCCAATCCGTGCGGCAACCGACCGTAGCTCCTCACAGCGGGCGTGCATGTCGGCATATCGTGCCATTTCGAAATGAAGCGTCGCGAGCCAGGTCAGGCATTTGTACTCGCGCCAGCGGTCTTCGCTTCGACGCGCCAGGGCAAGAGAGCGAGCGAGATACACGGCGGCTTGACCCTGCCGACCGTCCCATCGCTCCAACAGCCCGCTGGCCCAATGCAGTTCGCACAACTCTGTACCAAGGGACTGCGCGATATCGCCTGCCTCCGCGATCAATTCGCGCGCGCGAGCAATTTCTGTCTCCAGCTCAAGCAGGCAGCGAGCCGTGTTGGCGAGCTGATGCGCCTGGATTTTGCGGTCAGCGTTGCGCCCTATCTCGGCCGCACGAAGCGTGCTGGCCTCGGCCTGCTCTATTTGTCCGGCCTGCTGATGGAGAATGGAAAGCAGATAGTGCCCTGTCGCCGCGGCAGCCTGCAGCCCTTGTTCCTCCGCTGCGGTGGTCGCGTCGGCGATCGCCTCTTCAATGGGAGGAAGTGATCGCAATCCGGGACCAGTCGCGGCAAGAACGCGGATCTTGAGCAGCGCTATCCGGGAAACCAGCTTCTCCGGCGCTTCCGGCAGCCGCGCGACATGCCGCAGCCCTCGCTCGGCCAAGCCGGCGGCCTCGGCATTGGCGAAGAGCCGAAGGGCCCGCTCGCCGGCGACGATGCAAGCTCGTGCGGCCATCTCGTCATCCTCGGCTAGCACGGCGTGATGAACGAGATCGGCCGCGGCGTCACCGCCGCGGCGCTCCGCCGCCGGTCGAAGAGCGCGCGCGATATGTCGATGCAACAGCTTGCGCCGGGGATGGGACAAGCTGCGGTAGGTGACTTGCCGGACGAGGTCGTGGGTGAAGTCATAGGCGTCGCCGCCTGCCGGCCGCACCAGCCCGCGCCGCTCAAGCTCCCCCAGTGCCATCAGCAGCCCGGCAGCATCAAACGGCGCCAAGCGCGCAAGATCCTCCGGCGTGAAGGTGCGGCCATGCGCTGCAGCCCAGACCAGCGTTTCGCGCACCTGGTCGGTCAGCCCAGCCAGTTGTCCTTCTATCAGGGCCTTCACGGTACGGCCGGGGCCGGGATCTCCGCGCAGGTGAGCGCGGGCAAGTTCAAGCGCGAACAGCGGATTGCCATCACTCGCGGCGATGATTTGAGCTGCGTCGAGAGCCGGGTCGAGCCGCCGGACGAGCTCTGCCGTGTGCTCGGCGCTCAACGTATCGAGCTCGATCTCCGTCAGTCGGCCATCGCGGGCGAGCGAACGCAGCACCCGCGACACCGCGATATTGTCTTCGACTTCTCCAGAACGGGCTGCGCAGGCGATGACAAGACCGGTGGCTGCCTCGGTCCGGCGAGCAACATAGTGAAGCAGCGACGCGGACGCGTCGTCGATCCACTGGACGTCGTCGAGGGCAATACCCAACGGCTCGTCGGCGGCGAGCCCGTGAAGCACGTCGACAATGGCGTCGAACAGCTGAGTGCGATCTCCGACCCCGCCTTCGCCGCCTCCAAGCTCGGGGAGCAGCGGGCCGAGAAGCGAAGGCAATCCATGGCGCGGTCGCTCCCGCTGGACCGAGCGCAGGAGATCGATCCAGATGCCATAGGATCGTGCCGTCTCGGCTTCGAATGCGCGCGCGCTGAAGGCGCGCCCGCCGGCAGCGGCCATCCGTTCGCTGAAATAGCCTAGCATGTGGCTCTTGCCGATGCCCGGCTCCCCAGTCACGAGGATGACATCCGGGCTGGTGTCGGCTGCCATCCC
This window harbors:
- a CDS encoding glycoside hydrolase family protein — encoded protein: MEIRDSAVTRTAGFEAFVEHFYLDTVGKVTIGYGRMIPTADAAAALPLKDSGSDAEEDAKRDEWTLIKSKPAGKPASYYKQFTKLTLLESDAKAMLRENLEGSASDLKTRFPDLDDYPNDAQDALLDMMFNLGLPKFAKAKWPKLFAAVEQKDWMTAATESNRPDVQDLRNEAIHDLFVSAAGASMKLHLAAQIVSESFKDQISQLSNFISTGQGVEKFFPNGITKIKLDVKAGGVEIDFEISGPEQGNLLSSQGAGSRR
- a CDS encoding ATP-binding protein, with translation MQRPIPLRVRLLGELQLVGADGKALALPASRKTRALLGYLIATGQVHRRERLCDLFWDGPDDPRAELRWSLSKIRALLGDGSRARLVADRERVGIELGDALVDHAVVRSLAASSVAAATTEVLTETVALFGGEFLDGLDLPLCYRYQEWCIAEREAMSQLRFRVLAALIARLEDVPTDALPYAYAFVAADPLSEAGHAAVVRMLGKMGRTNDALAHYERAHRIFEAELGAPPGEELKAARQALRPSPIAGARAAPSGAARGTLDDAPRPAGSGPMVGRDAERTTIDRLVGMAADTSPDVILVTGEPGIGKSHMLGYFSERMAAAGGRAFSARAFEAETARSYGIWIDLLRSVQRERPRHGLPSLLGPLLPELGGGEGGVGDRTQLFDAIVDVLHGLAADEPLGIALDDVQWIDDASASLLHYVARRTEAATGLVIACAARSGEVEDNIAVSRVLRSLARDGRLTEIELDTLSAEHTAELVRRLDPALDAAQIIAASDGNPLFALELARAHLRGDPGPGRTVKALIEGQLAGLTDQVRETLVWAAAHGRTFTPEDLARLAPFDAAGLLMALGELERRGLVRPAGGDAYDFTHDLVRQVTYRSLSHPRRKLLHRHIARALRPAAERRGGDAAADLVHHAVLAEDDEMAARACIVAGERALRLFANAEAAGLAERGLRHVARLPEAPEKLVSRIALLKIRVLAATGPGLRSLPPIEEAIADATTAAEEQGLQAAAATGHYLLSILHQQAGQIEQAEASTLRAAEIGRNADRKIQAHQLANTARCLLELETEIARARELIAEAGDIAQSLGTELCELHWASGLLERWDGRQGQAAVYLARSLALARRSEDRWREYKCLTWLATLHFEMARYADMHARCEELRSVAARIGEETPFVDALQALTAIMTADDAADEALESALARLRAADDKSYLAYALNSAASFYCRAGRMEQVRLHASEALTAASKIRRHCEIAIAKALLSAAANSSSAPEIDDDCRAPIELEDFSARARAVLRHPAGPARSVPTAAPTPGLQT
- a CDS encoding DUF4242 domain-containing protein, with the translated sequence MPRIIVERSFEAPFTQQQLDAVEARMAPCLDLYDVRWIRSYWSSDRLRMICEYQAADIASVRNVQHEAEAKFERAWAADVLGEP